The nucleotide sequence GTCTTGTAGGTCTGAACCTACACCTGGAACCAAGTCCTGTCTCCAATGTTACGCGGGAAGTTTGTTCAACAATTTCGTTTACATCATCCAGGACTTCCTTGAAAAGTAAACGTTCAGCCTCTAATTCAGAGGTACTGGAAAAGAAGACGTTAAGTTGAATGAGTGACTTCGCCATTCTTAAGTCCGCTTACGAGCCGCCGAAAGCCCGAGCTAACCGGCAACTGCCGCGACGAGCGAAGGCTTGCTTCTTGCAAGCTGGCCGGCAACGATGATGATAACCGAAACAAGCGAAGGAGTGAATAATGGTTGTAAGCCGATCTGCAAGAAGCAAGACTGAGCGAGGCGCGGGTCTTGTCCGGTTCAGCGAGTTGTTGAACTTAGGCGCGCGGACGCGCCGGTAATAGGCTAAGCAAATCGGTTGACGGCATTTAAAAAGGACCTGCTTTCCTACTACAGTATTGGTAAGGAGGTCCGTCATGAACGAACCACAACGTTTAAAACAGCTTCAACACCGGAGTACCAACCCAACAATAGAAGGAGTACCACAAATAGATGCTCTGGAGCAAATGCAATTGCGGATGCTTGGAGATATGCAATTGCAAGGGCTGGCAGAGCGGACGCAAGAATCGTATGTGCGAGCGATCCGGAAATTAGCGGAGCATTACGGAAAGGGACCGGATCAGATTAGCGATGAGGAATTGCGTGAGTACTTTCTGTACCGCATGAATGTTCAGAAGTGGTCGCGTGTTACAAGCACGATCGCGATATGCGGGATCAAATTTTTTTACGATCAGACGATTAAGGAAAGATGGCCAGAGATTCGCTTTGTCCGGGCACGCCACGACAAAAAGATACCGGTCATGTCGGATACAGGAATATTTGGGACACACCTCGCCCAAAACGACGGCCGTCTATACGCATCTTACAGAGATTTCAGAGCAACAGGCGCGGAAAATCATCGATAAACTGATGGAGGGTCTGTAGAACAAGATCACTTTGGCCGAGATCTTCCAGATCCACGGGGCATCGTATCGCGCTAGATTTGGCGCAAAGATGTTGCCCTCGCATCAGAAAGCGATGGTGGCAATCGAATCGTGTCGAACGGCTGCATTAGGAGGTCATCTTTACTATTGCAGCAAGTGCGATAAAGATTGCTACAGCTACCATTCTTGCAAAAGCCGTTACTGTCCGCGGTGTCAAACGAACAATCCGATGCGTGGGTAGAAAAGCAGCAACAACGGCTGCTGCTGAATGTTCCGAACTTTCTGGTGACCTTTACCTTACCAGCAGAACTGCGCCAATTCGCTCGCAGCCATCAGAAAACGATCCATATCTGGTCGCGCAACGAGCACTCTCTGACGTCTTTGCCGGCAAATTCTTGCACGGAATCAAGAAAGCAAAACTACATGCCAATGTCCGCTTACCTAAGAGACGGTGGGTCGTTGATGTTCTGGCCGTTGGCTCCGGACAAGCCGCGCTTCGCTATCTTGCTCCTTACATCTTTCGAGTTGCTATCAGCAATCGCAGGATACTTAAACTACAAGGGGAAAAGGTCACTTTCCTATTCAAAGATTCAAAAACCAAACAGGAACACCCCGTCGTTCTTACTGTCAATCAATTCATCCACTGTTTTCTACAGCATGTACTTCCGCATCGGTTTATCAAAGTGCGAACCTACGGATTGTTTTCTCCACGTCACAACCATCTGCTTGAAAAAGCAAACAAATCGTGGGGTTGGCCAAACTGGAAACAGAGAAGAATCCCGCCTCTTCGCCTCATCCGCGCACTCTTGCCTGTCCGCATTGTAAAAACCCGATGCAATATATCCGAGAACTTGGCAGAATCAATGGATTTCCTGAAACAAGACCACCATGATTATCACTGGCCACTCTTTGTTTGACATTCGTAAAATTCACGCAAAGCCGTTGCAGCTTTGGCAAGCTTGTGGTCTATCTAAAACATCAAAAAAACGCTCAAATTTCTGCGGGTTCATTTGCAGCAAGCAATTCGCTTTCCCAAATGACTTCAACGCTGCGCAAACTTTTACCACCAGAGTATTCTCAATTCCTGACCAACCCACATTGCCAAATCCATATCGACGGCGCTAAGTTCAACCAGGACCTGTGTGGCGGCTTACTCCTCAACTCCATGATCGGACCCTCCTTCGGTCATCTGTTGTTTCGATCAACTCCAGATTAAACCAAGGGGCGTCCTTTCTATACTACGTTCCACTCGCACTAGCGCCGTGCCTGTTCCTTGTACTGCCGTCTTTAGCGCAGGAGCTCTCGCACGAAACGATAAAAGCGAAGGCTTCTCCTTTGCATACCCTTAATGCTACGACAAGATAGGTAACCTCAAAAGGAT is from bacterium and encodes:
- a CDS encoding phage integrase N-terminal SAM-like domain-containing protein, with amino-acid sequence MNEPQRLKQLQHRSTNPTIEGVPQIDALEQMQLRMLGDMQLQGLAERTQESYVRAIRKLAEHYGKGPDQISDEELREYFLYRMNVQKWSRVTSTIAICGIKFFYDQTIKERWPEIRFVRARHDKKIPVMSDTGIFGTHLAQNDGRLYASYRDFRATGAENHR
- a CDS encoding transposase codes for the protein MGRKAATTAAAECSELSGDLYLTSRTAPIRSQPSENDPYLVAQRALSDVFAGKFLHGIKKAKLHANVRLPKRRWVVDVLAVGSGQAALRYLAPYIFRVAISNRRILKLQGEKVTFLFKDSKTKQEHPVVLTVNQFIHCFLQHVLPHRFIKVRTYGLFSPRHNHLLEKANKSWGWPNWKQRRIPPLRLIRALLPVRIVKTRCNISENLAESMDFLKQDHHDYHWPLFV